Part of the Longimicrobium sp. genome, TCATGCGGAAGGTGTTCTCGTAGACCTTGGTGAGCTCGGCGGCCTCGGCGCTCTCCACCGGCACCATCGCGTCGAAGACGCGCGAGTAGAGCGCGAGCCCCGCCTCGGTGCAGGCGGGGGTGATCCCGCCCAGCACCTTGGGCGTGTTGCGCGTGTGCCACTCGGGGTTGCCGGGGTCCACCCGCTCGGGGCTGAAGCAGAGGAAGAAGTCCTCACCCACCACCAGCCCCGACTCCTCGAAGCGCGCCAGGAGCAGCTCGCGCGTGGTGCCGGGGTAGGTGGTGCTCTCCAGCACCACCAGCTGCCCCGGGCGCAGGCAGAAGTGCACCGCGTGGGCGGCGGCCACCACGTACGAGAGGTCGGGCTCCTTGGTCTTGTTGAGCGGGGTGGGGACGCAGATGGAGACGGCGTCGCACTCGCCCAGGCGCGACAGGTCGGTGGTGGCCTCCAGCAGCCCCCCCTTCACGAAGGTCTCCAGCACCTCGGCGGGGGTGTCGAGCACGTGGCTCCGGCCGGCGTTGACGCCCTCGACCACGCCCTCGGAGACGTCGAAGCCCAGCACGCGGTAGCCGCTCCGGGCGAGCTCCACCGCCAGCGGCAGCCCCACGTAGCCCAGGCCCACCACGCCGCAGACGGCCTCGCGGCTCTCGATTCGGGAAAGGAGCCGCTCGCGCGGCGTGGCCTGCTCGCTCATCTCGTCGGTCGCGGGTCGGATCATCCGGATAGTTCCTGCGGCCGCCCGCCGGGGCGGCTTCGCTACGGGGTTTCGCTCGCGAAAGGATAGCGGGAGCGCGGCGGAGCGCAAGCCGGCGCCCCGCCGCGTGGCAGCCTCGCGCCCGGGCCCGCTACTCGGCCTCGGTGGGCTGCAGGCCCCGCTCGCGCAAGGGGGGGACGCACTCGGGGACCAGCGCGCGCAGCGCCCCCACCACGTCGGCGGCCTCGCCCACGGCGGCCGAGGCGGCCAGGCGGTCCAGCCCGCTGGTGAGCTCGGCCACCTCGGGCTCGGAGGTCTGCACGATGCGGATCTTGTGCACCGTGGTGGGGACCGTCTCCTCGCGCTCGGCCATGAGCTCCTCGTGGAGCTTCTCGCCGGGGCGCAGTCCCGTGAAGACGATCTGCACGTCGCTGTACGGCTCCAGCCCCGAGAGCCGCACCAGGTTCTCGGCCAGCTCCACGATCCGGACCGGCTCGCCCATCTCCAGCATGCAGATGCGCCCCGCGGCCTCTGGCAGCGCCGCCGCCTGCAGCACCAGCGCCACCGCCTCGGGGATGGTCATGAAGTAGCGGGTGACCTCGGGGTGCGTGACGGTGAGCGGGTGCCCGGCCGCCAG contains:
- a CDS encoding nucleotide sugar dehydrogenase, giving the protein MIRPATDEMSEQATPRERLLSRIESREAVCGVVGLGYVGLPLAVELARSGYRVLGFDVSEGVVEGVNAGRSHVLDTPAEVLETFVKGGLLEATTDLSRLGECDAVSICVPTPLNKTKEPDLSYVVAAAHAVHFCLRPGQLVVLESTTYPGTTRELLLARFEESGLVVGEDFFLCFSPERVDPGNPEWHTRNTPKVLGGITPACTEAGLALYSRVFDAMVPVESAEAAELTKVYENTFRMINIALANELAQACDVLGVDVWGVIEAAATKPFGFMKFTPGPGLGGHCIPLDPHYLSWKMRTL